From the Lathyrus oleraceus cultivar Zhongwan6 chromosome 4, CAAS_Psat_ZW6_1.0, whole genome shotgun sequence genome, one window contains:
- the LOC127073376 gene encoding probable protein phosphatase 2C 35, whose amino-acid sequence MGCSHGKCCCVKSSSLDRDSRKTGFHHSHRKNILAQRVLKHVSVPSHNFVLEYTFLTLRGYYPDSLDKQNQDNFCIRTQIQGNPNIHFFGVFDGHGQFGSQCSNFVRDRLVEKLSNDPALVDDPVQAYDSAFLATNHELHTSDIDDSMSGTTGITVLVIGDTLYVANVGDSRAVLAVKDGDQIVAQDLSSDQTPFRRDEYERVKLCGARVLSVDQVEGLKDPSIQHWGNEESWDGDPPRLWLPNGMYPGTAFTRSLGDRLAETIGVVATPEVSIVRLTPNHLFFVVASDGIFEFLSSQTVVDMTAKFTDPRDACAAITEESYKLWLELVNRTDDITIIIVQIKGFSNSSTSGVESSEVNVGTAMRTRTGTSEISATTDIDVYRSVTSSFSDSQSCQHVASTRSPDTVVHSQSCQRSTES is encoded by the exons ATGGGTTGTTCCCATGGCAAGTGTTGCTGTGTCAAATCTTCTTCATTGGATAGAGATTCTAGAAAAACTGGCTTCCATCATAGTCATAGGAAGAACATACTGGCTCAGAGAGTACTGAAACATGTTTCTGTTCCTTCACATAACTTTGTTTTGGAATATACCTTTCTCACACTGCGAGGATACTACCCTGATTCACTGGATAAACAAAACCAAGATAATTTTTGCATCAGGACTCAAATTCAAGGTAACCCCAATAttcatttctttggtgtttttgATGGGCATGGTCAGTTTGGTAGTCAGTGTTCAAACTTTGTTAGGGATAGGTTGGTAGAGAAATTATCTAATGACCCTGCATTGGTGGATGATCCTGTTCAAGCTTACGATTCTGCCTTCTTGGCAACAAATCATGAATTGCATACTAGTGACATTGATGATTCTATGAGTGGCACAACGGGAATTACAGTGCTTGTTATTGGAGATACCCTCTATGTTGCTAATGTTGGTGATTCGAGAGCTGTGTTAGCTGTTAAGGATGGGGATCAAATTGTTGCACAGGACTTGTCCTCTGATCAGACACCATTTCGGAGAGATGAATATGAGAGAGTGAAACTTTGTGGAGCAAGGGTGTTGAGTGTTGATCAAGTGGAAGGGCTCAAGGATCCAAGTATCCAACATTGGGGTAACGAAGAGAGTTGGGATGGCGATCCTCCGAGATTATGGCTTCCAAATGGGATGTATCCTGGAACTGCATTTACAAGGAGTTTAGGGGATAGGTTGGCGGAAACAATTGGTGTGGTTGCTACTCCTGAGGTGTCAATAGTTCGGCTTACACCTAATCATCTCTTCTTTGTTGTTGCTAGTGATGGCATATTTGAATTCTTGTCAAGCCAAACCGTTGttgatatg ACAGCGAAATTTACAGATCCCCGTGATGCATGTGCGGCCATTACCGAAGAGTCATATAAACTATGGTTGGAACTTGTGAATCGAACAGATGACATAACAATTATCATTGTCCAGATTAAAGGATTCTCTAAT TCAAGTACATCCGGAGTTGAATCAAGTGAGGTCAATGTTGGTACTGCAATGAGAACCAGGACAGGAACTTCTGAGATATCTGCTACTACAGATATTGATGTTTATCGTTCTGTGACGAGCAGTTTCTCTGATTCACAATCATGCCAGCACGTGGCTTCAACGAGGAGCCCAGACACAGTTGTTCACTCTCAATCATGTCAAAGATCAACTGAATCA TGA